One Defluviitoga tunisiensis genomic window carries:
- the trxB gene encoding thioredoxin-disulfide reductase, whose product MFFNVESVNINNKIKEQYDIVIIGGGPAGLSAALYGVQGGVSVLVLEKALEGGQMNTTDVIENYPGFVSIKGQELSMLMKEHAEKFGAEFYSSEVINMEFKDDLILTNLDDGNTVKSRVLIVASGSKPKKLGVKGEQEFTSKGVSYCASCDGHFFKNMKVAVVGGGNSAVEEAVYLSNIAKEVHLIHRRDKLRADKLYQDRAFSRDNIKFKWNSVVEEIKGDLKVKSLVIRNTLTNEVYEEEFDGVFIFIGILPETSFLPKGFFETDEYGFIITDETMLTNINRVYAAGDVRHKDIRQIVTAVSDGAIAASNAIRKYLNI is encoded by the coding sequence GTCCTGCTGGTTTATCTGCAGCTCTTTATGGGGTACAGGGCGGTGTATCTGTATTGGTATTAGAAAAAGCCTTAGAAGGGGGACAAATGAATACTACAGATGTAATAGAGAATTACCCAGGCTTTGTGTCAATAAAAGGCCAAGAGCTCTCGATGCTTATGAAAGAGCATGCAGAAAAGTTTGGAGCAGAGTTCTATTCTTCAGAAGTGATTAACATGGAGTTTAAAGATGATTTAATACTAACTAATTTGGACGATGGTAATACTGTAAAGTCTAGGGTACTTATAGTAGCAAGTGGTTCTAAGCCAAAAAAATTAGGTGTTAAGGGTGAACAAGAATTTACTTCAAAAGGCGTCTCGTATTGTGCTAGTTGTGATGGACATTTTTTTAAAAACATGAAAGTGGCTGTTGTTGGCGGTGGTAATTCTGCAGTAGAAGAAGCCGTGTACCTTTCTAATATAGCAAAAGAAGTACACCTAATTCATCGACGAGATAAATTGAGAGCAGATAAATTATATCAAGATAGAGCGTTTTCAAGAGATAATATTAAGTTTAAATGGAATTCTGTTGTAGAAGAGATAAAAGGAGATTTAAAGGTAAAAAGTTTAGTTATTAGAAATACACTAACCAACGAAGTTTATGAGGAAGAGTTCGATGGAGTTTTTATTTTTATTGGAATATTACCTGAAACTAGTTTTTTGCCTAAAGGTTTTTTTGAAACTGATGAATATGGATTCATAATTACTGATGAGACGATGTTAACTAATATAAATAGGGTTTATGCAGCTGGAGATGTAAGACACAAGGATATCCGACAGATAGTTACTGCTGTTTCTGACGGTGCAATTGCAGCTTCAAACGCTATTAGGAAATATCTTAATATATAA
- the rpsO gene encoding 30S ribosomal protein S15, producing MSRGLEPEIKEQIIQEFQISDKDTGSIEVQVALLTARIKHLTEHLKEHPKDYHSRRGLMTMVGRRRKMLKYLKKNKPLVYQDIVTKLGIRG from the coding sequence ATGTCTAGAGGATTAGAACCAGAAATAAAAGAACAGATCATTCAAGAATTTCAAATTAGCGATAAGGATACAGGATCTATTGAAGTACAGGTAGCTCTTCTAACCGCAAGAATTAAGCATTTAACTGAACATTTAAAGGAACATCCAAAAGACTATCATAGTAGGCGTGGTTTGATGACTATGGTTGGAAGAAGAAGAAAGATGTTAAAGTACCTTAAAAAGAACAAACCTTTAGTTTATCAAGATATAGTTACTAAATTGGGAATAAGAGGTTAA
- a CDS encoding polyribonucleotide nucleotidyltransferase, translated as MKVWEKELFGRKLRLEYGKVAKQSLGSVVLTYNQSTILVTADAEEEPVKGGDFFPLTVEFQEKFYAVGKIPGGFIKREGKPSDEAILAARLIDRPIRPLFPENFYNEVQVIVTVFSMLGDDSIETWGITGASLALNLSPIPFNGLVAGVRIGYVDGRFIVFPTQEELKRSKMDIVVAGTKEALTMVEGEALEVSEEEMVKALMFAQDAIKEIITFEEEILSDFNVEKWEIEEERVPKEFIEDYLSLIDELELKNALLTQGKKNRDKAIAKYKEDVKSKFEEEFLDKWGESFYAEKFSFLNKAFEDKLQKTMRALIINENRRVDGRGVDDIREISCEVGLIPRVHGSGLFTRGETQSLAVVTLGAPMDVQLVDTIFSDEEKRFMLHYNFPPFSTGEVKRLRGVSRREIGHGHLAERAHKNLIPSDMEFPYTIRVVSEILESNGSSSMASVCSASLALMDAGVPIKKHVAGIAMGLVFEEDRFVILTDILGMEDHLGDMDFKVAGTREGITAFQMDVKTNKIDESVLKIALEKAKIGRLKILDLMYKTIAEPRKELASEVPIIKVINIPVSKIGEVIGPSGRVIKEISEIYDVEIYIEPDGRVKVNGRNLEKVNGAVKYIKDMTEEVESGKIFEGTVKRVENYGIFVEVLPGKVGMLHKSNLKDKLDTFKIGDKVKVEVLSVEEQGKFQLKQLKEE; from the coding sequence ATGAAAGTATGGGAAAAAGAACTTTTTGGAAGAAAACTGCGATTAGAGTATGGGAAAGTTGCTAAACAATCGCTAGGATCAGTTGTTTTGACCTATAACCAATCAACTATATTGGTTACAGCTGATGCGGAAGAAGAACCAGTAAAAGGTGGAGATTTTTTTCCATTGACAGTGGAATTTCAAGAAAAATTTTATGCGGTTGGGAAAATTCCCGGAGGTTTTATAAAAAGAGAAGGAAAACCTAGTGATGAAGCTATTCTTGCGGCCAGGCTCATTGATAGACCCATAAGACCATTATTTCCTGAAAACTTCTATAACGAAGTACAAGTAATAGTAACAGTTTTTTCAATGCTAGGTGATGATAGTATTGAAACATGGGGAATAACAGGAGCTTCTCTAGCGTTAAATCTATCGCCAATTCCATTTAACGGTTTAGTAGCAGGTGTAAGAATAGGATATGTTGATGGACGATTTATAGTTTTTCCAACGCAAGAAGAATTAAAACGATCTAAAATGGATATAGTAGTTGCTGGTACTAAAGAGGCATTAACTATGGTGGAAGGAGAAGCTTTGGAAGTTAGTGAAGAAGAGATGGTAAAAGCCTTAATGTTTGCGCAAGATGCAATTAAGGAAATTATAACTTTTGAAGAAGAGATTTTGTCAGATTTTAATGTTGAAAAATGGGAAATAGAAGAAGAAAGAGTTCCAAAGGAATTTATAGAAGATTATTTATCTCTCATAGATGAATTGGAATTAAAGAATGCTTTACTAACTCAAGGAAAAAAGAATAGAGATAAAGCAATTGCTAAGTACAAAGAAGATGTGAAAAGCAAGTTTGAAGAAGAGTTTTTAGATAAATGGGGAGAAAGTTTCTACGCTGAAAAATTTTCCTTTTTGAATAAGGCATTTGAAGATAAACTCCAAAAAACAATGAGGGCACTCATTATTAATGAAAATAGAAGAGTTGATGGTAGGGGTGTAGATGATATCAGGGAGATTAGCTGTGAAGTAGGCTTAATACCAAGAGTTCATGGCTCAGGCCTTTTTACTAGAGGCGAGACTCAATCTTTAGCTGTTGTAACATTAGGAGCTCCTATGGATGTTCAATTAGTTGATACAATATTTAGTGATGAAGAAAAACGATTTATGCTACATTATAATTTTCCTCCATTCTCTACGGGTGAAGTTAAGAGATTGCGTGGAGTAAGTAGGAGAGAAATTGGTCATGGGCATTTGGCTGAAAGAGCTCATAAAAATCTCATTCCAAGTGATATGGAATTTCCTTATACAATTAGAGTTGTATCAGAAATATTAGAATCAAATGGTTCTTCTTCAATGGCAAGCGTATGTTCAGCTTCTCTAGCACTTATGGATGCAGGTGTTCCTATTAAAAAGCATGTTGCTGGTATTGCAATGGGACTTGTTTTCGAGGAAGATAGATTTGTTATTTTGACAGATATTTTAGGTATGGAAGATCATTTAGGAGATATGGATTTCAAAGTTGCAGGAACCAGAGAAGGAATAACAGCTTTTCAAATGGATGTTAAAACAAACAAAATAGATGAAAGTGTCCTTAAAATTGCTTTAGAAAAAGCAAAAATAGGCAGATTAAAAATATTAGATTTAATGTATAAAACAATTGCTGAACCACGAAAAGAATTAGCTTCTGAGGTGCCTATAATTAAAGTTATAAATATACCAGTTTCTAAAATAGGAGAAGTAATAGGGCCAAGTGGAAGAGTAATAAAAGAAATAAGCGAGATATATGATGTAGAAATATATATTGAGCCCGATGGAAGAGTTAAAGTCAACGGTAGAAATCTTGAAAAAGTAAATGGCGCAGTTAAATATATAAAAGATATGACCGAAGAGGTTGAAAGCGGGAAAATTTTTGAAGGAACAGTAAAAAGAGTGGAAAATTATGGCATTTTTGTCGAAGTGTTGCCTGGAAAAGTTGGTATGCTACACAAATCAAATTTAAAGGACAAACTAGATACCTTTAAGATAGGAGATAAGGTAAAAGTCGAAGTTCTGAGTGTAGAAGAGCAAGGAAAGTTTCAATTGAAACAGCTTAAAGAAGAATAA
- a CDS encoding M16 family metallopeptidase, whose translation MYKHERLDNGLDVILVQRESMMSASILFGVKVGSAMENESIAGISHLIEHTVFRGTEKRNSVQIKNPIEEVGGELNAFTSKNFTVYFSKIPTTKVSEAIDILSGLVFEPKFRSEDIEREKSIILEEIASYEDDPGSIVIENLYQHIFDEDFARPVLGYRQTVTNINYDIIIDYYSKFYHPQNVYVVIVGKFNEDKVLNQLNSINWSKNNCSIKSELKSPEIKKEDIKIERTKKDLSSNYIVQGFIAPPKLSKDYYATLILNTFLGSGMSSLLFSKLREESALVYEVASHYEAYPLRGLLLFFALSNDEKIPLLLDKFEEIIIMIQNQNKIGKWFNYGKNRLIGQLTLSMENNLSVALTIFDLYVNYDKIITMEEFINQIEKTEIEDVIRVAKSISQSNKYISLLSPGI comes from the coding sequence TTGTACAAACATGAGAGATTAGACAATGGACTAGATGTAATTTTGGTACAAAGAGAGTCGATGATGAGTGCATCAATACTTTTTGGAGTAAAAGTTGGTTCTGCAATGGAAAATGAATCTATTGCTGGTATTTCTCATTTAATAGAACATACAGTTTTTAGAGGTACAGAAAAAAGAAATAGTGTTCAAATTAAAAATCCAATTGAAGAAGTAGGAGGAGAATTAAATGCCTTTACTTCTAAAAATTTTACAGTATACTTTTCAAAGATTCCTACTACAAAAGTAAGTGAAGCGATTGATATACTATCTGGGTTAGTTTTCGAACCAAAATTTAGAAGTGAAGATATTGAGCGCGAAAAAAGTATAATATTAGAAGAAATAGCGTCATATGAAGACGATCCAGGAAGCATAGTTATTGAAAATTTATATCAACATATATTTGATGAGGATTTTGCAAGACCTGTTCTAGGTTATAGGCAGACAGTTACTAATATCAATTATGATATAATTATAGACTACTATAGTAAATTTTATCACCCTCAAAATGTCTATGTCGTAATAGTAGGTAAATTTAATGAAGATAAGGTATTAAATCAACTTAATAGTATTAATTGGTCAAAAAATAATTGTTCAATAAAGAGTGAATTAAAAAGTCCAGAAATAAAAAAAGAAGATATAAAAATCGAAAGAACAAAAAAGGATCTTTCTTCAAACTATATAGTTCAAGGTTTTATAGCCCCTCCTAAATTAAGTAAAGATTATTATGCAACACTTATCTTAAATACATTTTTAGGAAGCGGAATGAGTTCACTTTTGTTTTCAAAACTCAGAGAAGAAAGTGCCCTGGTGTATGAAGTTGCTTCTCATTATGAAGCATATCCCTTGAGAGGGTTGTTACTTTTTTTTGCTTTATCAAATGATGAAAAAATACCGTTGTTATTAGATAAATTTGAAGAAATTATAATAATGATACAAAATCAAAATAAAATTGGTAAATGGTTTAATTATGGTAAGAATCGACTAATAGGTCAGCTAACTTTAAGTATGGAAAACAATTTATCTGTTGCATTAACCATTTTTGATTTATATGTAAATTATGATAAAATTATTACAATGGAAGAGTTTATTAACCAAATTGAAAAAACAGAAATTGAGGATGTTATTAGAGTTGCAAAAAGTATATCTCAAAGCAACAAATATATATCTTTGCTTTCTCCAGGTATATAA
- a CDS encoding HD-GYP domain-containing protein: MKSVPFYELKPGQVVAEDVFKGSTLLISKGTVLRARDIERLKNHGIKTVTVYDETDFVTGAIQEKIIVQFEDIPSLVDEEQYSQWHEQFEIVKDITYLKEDTSELEELVEDIYKKFLKADDLVLNLFHSIGEKALNAHSINTAIISTLIASKLDMPEMFLNSLLKTCLLHDIGYSLIGNRVIFDYDNLDDMTVRSHILSAYEMLRSIQSKIGKDVVDSVSTHHERFDGNGIFMKLKENSISPLVRILQVGDAYDSYIESGHSPYNAMSFLLRYSGLIFDPYYVSVFFSIAGLYPTGTEVILNNGKKAVVIRKGKTSSFPVVKFDNTIVETGVESGLFIKEVVRKGE; encoded by the coding sequence ATGAAAAGTGTTCCTTTCTATGAATTGAAACCTGGTCAAGTCGTCGCAGAAGATGTGTTTAAAGGTTCTACCCTTTTAATTTCTAAAGGTACCGTATTAAGGGCAAGAGATATAGAAAGGCTCAAAAATCATGGCATTAAAACAGTTACAGTTTATGATGAAACTGACTTTGTTACCGGTGCAATACAAGAAAAAATTATCGTTCAATTTGAAGATATACCTTCCTTAGTAGATGAAGAACAATATTCTCAATGGCATGAACAATTTGAAATAGTTAAGGATATCACCTATTTGAAGGAAGATACATCAGAGCTTGAAGAATTGGTTGAAGATATCTATAAAAAATTTTTAAAAGCTGACGATTTGGTTTTGAACCTTTTTCATTCTATAGGGGAGAAAGCATTAAACGCCCATTCAATAAATACAGCAATAATTTCCACGTTAATAGCTTCAAAACTTGATATGCCTGAAATGTTCTTAAACTCATTGTTAAAGACTTGTTTATTGCACGATATTGGATACAGTTTAATAGGTAATAGAGTAATATTTGATTACGACAATTTAGATGATATGACTGTGAGATCGCATATTTTGTCTGCGTATGAGATGCTGAGAAGTATTCAAAGTAAAATTGGTAAAGATGTGGTAGACTCTGTTTCGACACATCACGAACGTTTTGATGGAAATGGAATATTTATGAAATTAAAGGAAAATTCAATAAGCCCGTTAGTTAGAATACTACAAGTGGGGGACGCCTATGATTCTTACATAGAATCAGGTCATTCTCCGTATAATGCTATGAGTTTTCTATTGAGATATTCTGGTTTGATTTTTGATCCATATTATGTTAGTGTCTTTTTTTCAATTGCAGGCTTATATCCAACTGGAACAGAAGTTATTTTAAATAATGGTAAAAAAGCTGTAGTCATTCGTAAAGGGAAAACTTCTTCATTTCCAGTAGTTAAATTTGATAACACCATTGTGGAAACTGGAGTAGAATCAGGCTTGTTTATAAAAGAAGTTGTTCGAAAAGGAGAATGA
- a CDS encoding metal-dependent transcriptional regulator, with product MNLDNNLSESLENYLRAVYTLQIDGKVPRIKDISKMLGVKDASAAEAIKKLEKVGYVKHQRYGYVNLTDKGMLAAERVYRRYIILIDFLVNVLGITKEQAYNLACGIEHHITDNFYIALDGLLLFLKRNPIEFNKAKEFISKYQKAMPHDLKTTLWDLQPSESCEVVDISGGEKQRKNLISKGTSPGLRLKVLAKTKNYIEVLANEMVIRLTKNEAQHVVVSE from the coding sequence ATGAATTTGGATAATAATCTTTCAGAAAGTTTAGAAAATTATCTTAGAGCAGTATATACATTACAAATAGACGGAAAAGTACCAAGAATAAAAGATATTTCCAAGATGCTCGGGGTCAAAGATGCATCTGCTGCTGAAGCAATTAAGAAATTAGAAAAAGTTGGTTATGTTAAACATCAACGTTATGGATACGTTAATTTAACGGATAAAGGTATGTTAGCAGCTGAAAGAGTTTATAGGAGATATATTATTTTAATCGATTTTTTAGTCAATGTTTTAGGAATAACAAAAGAACAAGCTTATAATTTAGCTTGCGGAATTGAGCATCACATAACCGATAACTTCTATATTGCATTAGATGGACTATTGCTCTTTTTAAAAAGAAATCCAATAGAATTTAATAAGGCGAAAGAGTTCATTTCAAAGTATCAAAAGGCAATGCCTCATGATTTAAAAACCACGCTTTGGGATTTACAACCTTCTGAATCTTGCGAGGTGGTGGATATTTCTGGTGGTGAAAAACAAAGAAAAAATTTGATTAGTAAGGGGACTTCGCCGGGTTTAAGATTAAAAGTACTTGCAAAAACGAAAAATTATATAGAAGTATTAGCTAACGAAATGGTAATAAGACTTACAAAAAATGAGGCACAACATGTTGTTGTTAGTGAATAA
- a CDS encoding purine-nucleoside phosphorylase — translation MSLEIEKATQYIKENIKVKPVIGMILGSGLGYIADKVENSISLNYKDIPYFPISTVVGHEGSLVVGMIQGVPVIVLKGRFHAYEGTDLKKIVFPIYVMKKLGVQGLIITNAAGGINRTYHPGDIVANKDFINYTFKNPLIGPNMDEFGPRFPSMVQPVDKQWLKSIIEESKKQNIEIKEGTYLWTLGPSYETPAEIRLFDKLGADLVGMSTMPEIIAAKHIGLKVVSFSAVTNMAAGILPQPLRHEEVLQTTERIKNKFEKVVYNAIKSF, via the coding sequence ATGTCTTTAGAGATAGAAAAAGCAACACAATATATAAAAGAAAATATAAAAGTAAAACCAGTTATAGGAATGATTTTAGGCTCAGGGTTGGGGTATATTGCTGACAAAGTTGAAAATTCTATTTCTCTAAATTATAAAGATATTCCCTATTTTCCTATATCAACGGTAGTCGGACATGAAGGAAGCTTGGTTGTTGGTATGATTCAAGGTGTTCCTGTAATAGTACTCAAAGGGAGGTTTCATGCTTACGAAGGGACCGATTTAAAAAAGATTGTTTTTCCTATATATGTTATGAAAAAATTGGGAGTTCAAGGGCTAATAATAACAAATGCTGCAGGTGGAATAAATCGGACATACCATCCCGGAGATATTGTTGCAAATAAGGATTTTATAAATTACACATTTAAAAATCCTCTTATTGGTCCGAATATGGACGAATTTGGTCCTAGATTTCCTTCAATGGTTCAACCAGTTGATAAACAATGGCTTAAATCAATTATAGAAGAATCTAAGAAACAAAATATAGAAATTAAAGAAGGTACTTACCTTTGGACACTCGGGCCCTCTTATGAAACTCCTGCAGAAATAAGATTATTTGATAAATTAGGTGCAGATTTAGTAGGGATGTCAACGATGCCTGAGATAATAGCTGCTAAACATATAGGATTAAAAGTTGTTTCTTTTTCTGCAGTAACAAATATGGCAGCGGGAATTCTGCCTCAACCGCTTAGACATGAAGAGGTTTTACAAACAACGGAAAGGATAAAGAACAAGTTTGAAAAAGTTGTGTATAATGCAATAAAATCATTTTGA
- a CDS encoding DHH family phosphoesterase, with the protein MDEKIIASEINKSNNILLVGHILPDGDDVSSLVSMSLGLEKLGKRTLAVIDDDIGEYLLEFPLVKKKIKKLDSEIEQNICNEFDLMIVLDSSSPDRIGRLENYLNFFHVIVIDHHITNTNFGNVNWVDPTVGATAQMVYRLLNFMSVDYDEQLATMNLLGIATDTGFFKYENTGPETFRVAASLIEKGASISYISNKIHGNTPLEHIYLYKDVISNLKLASQGLIAYSLITLDMLSKYNILPKDSPSLVENLRSIRGVEVAMIFQEFEKNLYHVSLRSKEWADVSKIALDFGGGGHPRAAGFSIKAEDILVEIQKIVEHITNFLKS; encoded by the coding sequence GTGGATGAAAAGATAATCGCTTCAGAAATTAACAAAAGTAACAATATACTTCTTGTTGGACATATACTTCCCGATGGTGATGATGTAAGCTCATTGGTTTCCATGTCGCTAGGCCTAGAAAAACTTGGAAAAAGGACTTTAGCAGTTATAGATGACGATATTGGAGAATATCTATTAGAATTTCCTTTAGTTAAAAAAAAGATTAAAAAATTAGATAGTGAGATCGAACAGAATATCTGTAATGAATTTGATTTAATGATAGTATTGGATTCCTCTTCACCTGACCGAATAGGAAGATTAGAAAATTATTTAAATTTTTTTCATGTCATTGTTATCGATCACCATATTACTAACACAAATTTTGGAAATGTCAATTGGGTAGATCCAACAGTGGGAGCTACCGCACAGATGGTTTATAGGCTATTAAATTTTATGAGTGTTGATTATGATGAACAATTAGCCACGATGAATCTCCTAGGAATCGCAACAGATACGGGTTTTTTTAAGTATGAAAATACAGGTCCAGAAACATTTAGGGTAGCTGCAAGTTTGATAGAAAAAGGTGCAAGTATTAGCTATATTTCTAATAAAATTCATGGCAATACTCCTTTGGAGCATATTTATCTATACAAAGATGTTATATCAAATCTTAAATTAGCTTCACAAGGTTTGATAGCTTATTCTTTAATTACCCTAGATATGCTTTCAAAATACAATATTCTTCCGAAAGATTCTCCATCATTAGTAGAAAATCTTCGTTCAATTAGAGGAGTGGAAGTAGCTATGATCTTTCAAGAATTTGAAAAAAATTTATATCATGTTTCACTTAGATCAAAAGAGTGGGCTGATGTTTCAAAAATAGCTTTAGATTTTGGAGGAGGGGGACATCCTAGGGCTGCTGGTTTTTCTATAAAAGCAGAAGATATCCTTGTTGAAATTCAAAAGATTGTCGAACACATAACTAACTTTTTAAAAAGCTAA
- a CDS encoding sugar O-acetyltransferase, with protein MKMKDKMHTGELYFPGDEEIIEWQTKCLDRLYDFNMTRPTEFEKRQALMKEMFAEIGEGCYIEPPFHSNFGGAHCHWGKNIYANFNLTMVDDTHIYVGDYTMFGPNVTVATAGHPILPELRQKGYQYNAPVYIGKNCWIGAGVVILPGITIGDNVVIGAGSIVTKDLPSNVVAVGNPCKVLREVNEYDKEYYFKNRKIDYSTIIKEE; from the coding sequence ATGAAGATGAAAGATAAAATGCACACAGGAGAGCTTTATTTTCCAGGTGATGAGGAGATTATTGAGTGGCAGACAAAATGCCTAGACAGGCTTTATGATTTTAATATGACACGTCCTACGGAATTTGAAAAACGTCAAGCACTTATGAAAGAAATGTTTGCAGAAATTGGAGAAGGTTGTTATATAGAGCCTCCTTTTCATTCAAATTTTGGTGGGGCACATTGTCATTGGGGAAAGAATATATACGCTAATTTTAATTTGACAATGGTCGATGATACCCATATTTATGTTGGAGATTATACTATGTTTGGTCCAAATGTTACCGTAGCAACTGCTGGACATCCAATCTTACCTGAACTTCGCCAGAAAGGATATCAATATAATGCACCTGTGTATATTGGTAAAAACTGTTGGATTGGTGCCGGGGTAGTTATTTTACCAGGTATAACTATTGGAGATAATGTTGTGATAGGTGCCGGAAGCATTGTAACAAAGGATTTACCATCTAATGTAGTTGCTGTGGGGAATCCTTGCAAAGTACTTCGTGAAGTTAATGAGTACGATAAGGAGTATTACTTCAAAAACAGAAAAATAGATTATTCAACAATAATAAAGGAAGAGTAG
- a CDS encoding NAD(P)/FAD-dependent oxidoreductase, whose product MVKKIALIGFGASAIGFLKGFEEFGLNKIYSVDVYEKGEDIGRTGFGGLKYDGKLFISKGMGGDLEIPLSVQRRVVEFYLLKSGLAKTDNKGIVVFSENLERGASFENEELYKKFYHAGFEPIRSHFYHLGTDLLTETVQKIYEDYITIDNVNFHFGEEVIQIIPQESKVVVVTKNGEGVYDKVIVAVGRRGHKLVNDMVKNHPELILSNDKVDLGIRFELPDHVVAELNKEMYEFKIRLRSKTGYIVRTFCNNPSGKVTIEKYDDFVTVNGHANSNQKTSNTNFAILVTHSFTQPFNDPVGYGSYISKLSNILAGGDKVILQCYEDFKNSKRTKKLGRVEPTLDSSYYILGDLNLALPRRTIESIIDFLERLEEVIPGITYPDNLLYGAEVKFYTNKINNGFFENIKIIGDCSGWTRSITYATAHGYMLAKSMSEMN is encoded by the coding sequence ATAGTGAAAAAAATAGCTTTGATAGGTTTTGGAGCATCAGCAATAGGATTTTTAAAGGGGTTTGAAGAGTTTGGATTGAATAAGATATATTCAGTTGATGTATATGAAAAAGGTGAAGATATTGGAAGAACAGGTTTTGGGGGCTTAAAATATGATGGTAAATTATTTATATCGAAAGGAATGGGTGGAGACCTGGAAATTCCATTAAGTGTACAAAGAAGGGTGGTCGAATTTTACCTACTAAAGTCTGGGTTGGCTAAAACAGATAATAAAGGAATAGTGGTATTTTCAGAAAATCTTGAAAGAGGAGCTTCTTTTGAGAATGAAGAATTATACAAAAAATTTTATCATGCAGGTTTCGAACCAATTAGGTCTCATTTCTATCACTTGGGAACAGATTTATTGACCGAAACTGTGCAAAAAATCTATGAAGATTATATAACTATAGATAATGTTAATTTTCATTTTGGAGAAGAAGTTATACAAATAATTCCACAAGAATCCAAGGTTGTGGTTGTTACAAAAAACGGAGAAGGAGTTTATGATAAGGTTATTGTAGCTGTTGGAAGAAGAGGGCACAAACTGGTAAATGACATGGTTAAAAATCACCCTGAACTAATTTTATCAAATGACAAAGTGGATTTGGGGATAAGATTTGAACTACCAGATCATGTAGTAGCGGAGTTAAACAAGGAAATGTATGAATTTAAAATTAGGTTGAGATCAAAGACGGGCTATATAGTTAGAACATTCTGTAATAATCCTTCAGGAAAAGTTACAATAGAAAAATACGATGATTTTGTTACCGTTAATGGACATGCCAATTCCAATCAGAAGACCTCAAATACAAATTTTGCTATATTAGTCACGCATTCTTTTACACAGCCTTTTAACGATCCGGTTGGTTATGGTTCATATATTTCCAAACTTTCGAATATATTAGCTGGTGGAGATAAAGTAATTCTTCAATGTTATGAAGATTTTAAAAATTCAAAAAGGACTAAGAAGTTAGGTAGGGTGGAACCAACTTTAGATTCTAGTTATTATATTCTAGGGGACTTAAATTTAGCTTTACCTAGAAGAACGATAGAATCTATTATTGATTTTTTAGAAAGACTTGAAGAGGTTATTCCAGGAATTACCTATCCAGATAATCTTTTATATGGAGCTGAGGTAAAGTTCTACACAAACAAGATAAACAATGGTTTTTTTGAAAATATAAAGATTATAGGCGATTGTAGCGGATGGACTAGGTCTATTACCTACGCTACAGCACATGGTTATATGCTAGCTAAAAGTATGTCTGAGATGAATTAA